CCCCACCTGTTGATTTGCGGGTTATACCACCTTGCCCCGTAGTCCATCCAGTGCAGACCGAAATCGTCGTTCAGTTCTTTGCCGTTGTATTGGTAGTTGTTCCCAACCCCGTCAAAAGTTTCGGATAGTTCTTCTATGGGCAGGCCGAAAGGGTAGTAAGTTGTTTGTTGCAGGATTTCGGCCGTTCCGTCGTCGTCGGAGTCGGTGAAACAGATGCGGGTGTTGCATTTCATTTTTATAAAAAATTCTATAATACAAATCTTAAAACCACTAACAGTTTTGGTTAGCAACAACTAAATCATTGACAAAGACGATGAAAGTAGTTTCTTCCTGTGCATTGGCTACTTCGTTAAAATAAATTACAAACATTTCTATAATAAAAGCATTCGTATCTTTGCGGGTACCTGCTTTATTTATTTTGCAAATCAAAATCTGAAGTTTCTATCTCTGCCAGATTTTCAAGTCTGACATTAGTGATCTTGTTTTTTTTCAATACTTCAGCAACTCTGTTTGTTACGATTGTTCCGAAGTACTTTTCGGGTAGAAAAAAATCGCTGCCGTCCCATTTATCTAAACCGACATGCAAACCTTTGTAGTATTTGCCCAATGGTGCATTGGGAACAAGCCTTTTTTCTATTATTTCCGATTTGTTGTAATCTATCTCGCCACACCTGCCCGTAATTGACAAACCGTGATAGCCTTCTATTTCCTTCCCTTGTTTGTCTAATACCTTCGCTTCAAAGGTTTTCCAACCTGTTAAGCCATTTTCTTCTAAGATAGTTTTCATCTTATCGGATATGAGATACAGGCATGCCCAACCTGTATCTAAAACATCTTCCAACTTCTTCCCATATTCCTGCTTAAATATTACAGGAAAAGAAATGTCTGAGTAATCACCTTGAACTAACCTTAACTCATCATAAAAATATTTTTTATTGGGGTCAATAGGATGAAACTCTTTTAAACCGATTGGATGGGCCTGAACAGTTGATAAAGATAATTTACTTCCAAAACTATAAAAATTTTTAGTTTTCATTTTTAAAAATTAAAAATTTACGGGTATACCATATTGTTGCATTAATTGTCGCCCTTTGTCCAATATTTGAGATTGAGTTGGATTGTTTTTGAAAAATTGTTTCCAAACCTCATTGTAACCCGAAGCGTTTTTTAAATGACTTGACGTTTGCCACCACACCCCAAATTTTGGGTCATGAATATTTATGCCGGCTTTAGAAAATTGATTAGCAAACTTTTGTGGAAAAACGTGATGAGCATGCGAGTTGGCAGGTATGTTTCCTGTCAATTGCCCTAAGTTATGCCTGAAATTACTCTTTGTAAAAGACTTGAAAAGTGAAGTACTGCCCTTAGCGGCTTCATCCGCAAAGTTGCCACCCGTTTTGAAAAGTCTTGACCCGCCGAACAATTTTCCTAACGGCATAGCTAATCCTTCAAGCGTATAGTCTTGCTCTATTGCTCCGCTTGACCCGGTAAAGGGTTGCCATGTATTTGAATTTGGGGTAATTTCCTTTGCCGTTACGACTTCCCCGCTTTCCGACCATCTGTAAGTCGAGGCATTTATGTTTAGCGTTTCCCTAGAACCATCCTCTCCCGTCTGCATTATCCGAGTTTGCGATTCTATGGAGAAAACTTTCTTGCCATCCTCCCAACTCTTATTTATCTTGCCCGACATTTCGTGTTCCTTGCGATATGCTTTCGCTTCCTTGCGGGTTTCAAATAATCCTAAAGGGTCTGTATTGAGTATCGGATTATTGAAGGAGAACCTGTAAGGTGACCATTCGGGAGCAAGTTCTGCCATCGGGTCTGTCTGCCACCACCGCCCCGTTTGAGGGTCAAGGGTTCTAAACTGTGCGTGATTGACGTGAAGCCCGAAATCTTCTATTAGCTCAATGCCGTTGTATTGGTAGTTGTTCCCAACCCCGTCAAAAGTTTCGGATAGTTCTTCTATGGGCAGGCCGAAAGGGTAGTAAGTTGTTTGTTGCAGGATTTCGGGGTCTCCGTCGTTGTCGGAGTCGGTGAAACAGATGCGGGTGTTGCCCAAGTGGTCGCGCAGGGAGTATTCGTGGCGGAGGTTCATGCCGGGCAGCAGGTTGATGCGTCCTTCTTCGTGGTGGTAGGCTTCGGGGGTGTTGTCGTAGTATTCTACCGAACCTATATAATCGCGTTTGTCGCAGTTGGTCGGCAGGGGTTCAGATGGAGGCATGCTTTCGGCGGGATTGGTGAACGTGGGCGGTATCAGGCGTTTGATAAATTGTTTTGTCAGACAACTCTTGAATACCATGTGTTTAGAGTTCTTGAATCCCAATAAACTCTGAATATCTGAACGAGAAGATAGCAATGATGTACTCATAAAATCCAACTATACCACTACATTCATAATGTTCCGAAGTTCCTCTATCGGCAGTTTATATTTTCTCTAAGCCACACATTTACAAACTGTCGATTATTGGCAACATAATCTTTTAGAATACTATAATCAAAATTGTCTTTGTTAAAATAAATTGATCCTTGAAACATTAGCGTTAATTTGT
This is a stretch of genomic DNA from Sphingobacteriales bacterium. It encodes these proteins:
- a CDS encoding DUF2380 domain-containing protein encodes the protein MVFKSCLTKQFIKRLIPPTFTNPAESMPPSEPLPTNCDKRDYIGSVEYYDNTPEAYHHEEGRINLLPGMNLRHEYSLRDHLGNTRICFTDSDNDGDPEILQQTTYYPFGLPIEELSETFDGVGNNYQYNGIELIEDFGLHVNHAQFRTLDPQTGRWWQTDPMAELAPEWSPYRFSFNNPILNTDPLGLFETRKEAKAYRKEHEMSGKINKSWEDGKKVFSIESQTRIMQTGEDGSRETLNINASTYRWSESGEVVTAKEITPNSNTWQPFTGSSGAIEQDYTLEGLAMPLGKLFGGSRLFKTGGNFADEAAKGSTSLFKSFTKSNFRHNLGQLTGNIPANSHAHHVFPQKFANQFSKAGINIHDPKFGVWWQTSSHLKNASGYNEVWKQFFKNNPTQSQILDKGRQLMQQYGIPVNF